Proteins from a genomic interval of Lolium perenne isolate Kyuss_39 chromosome 1, Kyuss_2.0, whole genome shotgun sequence:
- the LOC127308225 gene encoding pistil-specific extensin-like protein translates to MAWRTASMLLLVALAVATRADAGGNYGASKFTITGTVLCQDCTKNWNAYAYNAKPVAGSTVAVTCLDKHTGRTVFYGKDATDEKGVFNVEVPYQVNSCQLDPSECLVRLVASGDEGCAVLTNFNGGRSGEKPSRPYRSCPGEVAYRAGPYYSTLPQCDVDDDDKSCS, encoded by the exons ATGGCGTGGAGGACGGCGTCGATGCTGCTGCTGGTGGCGCTCGCGGTGGCGACGCGCGCCGACGCCGGTGGGAACTACGGCGCGTCCAAGTTCACGATAACTGGCACCGTGCTGTGCCAGGACTGCACCAAGAACTGGAACGCCTACGCCTACAACGCCAAGCCCGTCGCCG GCAGCACGGTGGCGGTGACGTGCCTGGACAAGCACACGGGGCGGACGGTGTTCTACGGCAAGGACGCGACGGACGAGAAGGGGGTGTTCAACGTGGAGGTGCCGTACCAGGTGAACAGCTGCCAGCTCGACCCGTCCGAGTGCCTCGTCCGCCTCGTCGCGTCCGGGGACGAGGGGTGCGCCGTGCTCACCAACTTCAACGGCGGCAGGAGCGGCGAGAAGCCGTCGCGCCCCTACCGGAGCTGCCCCGGCGAGGTCGCCTACCGGGCCGGGCCCTACTACTCCACCCTGCCGCAGTGcgacgtcgacgacgacgacaagAGCTGCTCCTGA